The DNA region AACTCGTGCTCAAGACCCTGGATGCCCGTACAGAACTGCAGGCCACGCAGGTGGTGGAAGAAACGGGCCTCGAACTGTCGGTCATCGAGCCCATTCTCGAGGCGTTGAAACTGCAGCACCTGTGCGAGATTGTCGCCAGCGCCGGCGCGGCGCTGTGCTTCCGGTACCGCATTACTCCACGGGGCCGCGAACGCGCAGACGAATACCTGAGCCGCAGCCGGTACGTCGGCGTGGCTCCGGTGACGCTCGAACAGTACCGGTCCTACATGGAGGGGTTCTGGGTCCGCACGCGGGTTCGGCGCATCTCGCCCGAGCGGGTCCGGGAGGCGCTGGCCCACCTTGTGCTGCGCGAGTCGGTGATCGATCAACTCGGCGCCGCCATGAATTCGAGCCGCGCGTTGTTCGTCTACGGGCCTCCCGGCAATGGGAAGACCGTCACGTCTCAGGCGCTGGGCCGCCTGCTCGATGAGGACATCTGGATCCCGCACGCGATCGAGGTGCGGGGCAGCCTGATTCAGGTCTTCGATCCCATCAACCACCATGTTCGCCCGCTCGACGACGTCTCCCGTGGGATGGATCAGGTGTTTCGCCACGACCGGCGCTGGGTGCGGTGCCGGCGGCCCGCGGTGACGGTCGGCGGCGAGCTGACACTCGAGGCGCTGGACCTGTCACCGGCTGGGTCGGGTGGATTTTATCGGGCACCTGTCCAGCTCGTGGCCAACGGCGGGCTGCTCGTGATCGACGACTTCGGTCGCCAGCGAGACGGGCCGGCGGCCTTCCTCAACCGGTGGATCGCGCCACTCGAGTCGCGTGTCGATCACCTGACGCTCCAGTCGGGCCAGACCGCGGAGGTGCCGTTCATGGTCCTGCCGGTGTTCGCGACAAACCTCAGGCCGGCCGAGCTGCTTGATGAGGCGTTCCTCCGGCGCATTCACTACAAAGTGTTCCTGCCGAATCCCACCCCTGACGAGCTGGCGGCCATCTTCAGCCACTGCTGCGCCGAGCAGGGCATCGCATACGAGCCGCAGCTGGTGGACTACCTGCTGGAGCACATCTACCTGCCGCGCCAAATCGTGATGCGCTGCTGCCAGCCGCGCGACCTGATCGATCACGCACTGGCGATGGCCCAGTACCTCGATGAACCCCGGGCCCTGACACGACGCCTGCTCGAGTTCGCGTGCGCGGGGTACTTCATCGACGAACCCGGCGGTGAGCGAGCCATCGGCGGCGTGGCGCCGCCCACGGGCCGGACCGCCATCGTCCAACACGCCTGAACACCCAGCACTCCTGCGGCGCGCGAAAACGACCTCTGAGGTAGTTTTCTGTACACACCACCTCGAAAACTACCTCAGAGGTCGTTTTGGCTCCTTTGCGCTATAGTTCGCTTGCCCAAGGAGCCCGCTATGAAATACCTGTTCCGTCTCGTCCCGATTCTCGTGTTTGCGGCGTTTGCCGCGCCCCTGTCCATGGAGGCCCAGCAGGCCCCGTCGGCATCAATGTCCACCACGGCGACCGCCGGCCGTGAACTTCCCAAGCCCAACTACGACCTCGCCTTTCGCTGGACGTCCACCAAGGTGGGCAAGTACGTCTTCAGCACTGCGGTGACGCCGAACTGGCTCGAGTTCAGCGATCGCTTCTGGTACCAGTACGAGACACCGGCCGGCATGAAGTGGTGGATGGTGGACCCGGTCAAGAAGACGAAGACGCCGGTATTCGAGAACGCCAAGCTGGCCGCACAGCTCACGCGCATCCTGCGCACGCCGTATGACTCGGAGCATCTGCCTGTGACGCAGTTGCGGTTCTTCGACAACGACACGAAGATCCGGTTCAGCGTGTCGCTGCCGCGCGAATCGCGCGTCGTGACGTCCTCGGGTGCCGAAATGAACGGCATGACGCTGACCGAGGCGGAGATTCGGCAGCAGCAGCAGGGCGGGCGTGGAGGCCGTGGCGGTGGCCGCGGTGGCGACCAGGGTGGCCGCGCGGGAGGCGCCGGTGC from Acidobacteriota bacterium includes:
- a CDS encoding ATP-binding protein; this translates as MTAHELVPPAPTTLEQTGLAAEFVTQLVLKTLDARTELQATQVVEETGLELSVIEPILEALKLQHLCEIVASAGAALCFRYRITPRGRERADEYLSRSRYVGVAPVTLEQYRSYMEGFWVRTRVRRISPERVREALAHLVLRESVIDQLGAAMNSSRALFVYGPPGNGKTVTSQALGRLLDEDIWIPHAIEVRGSLIQVFDPINHHVRPLDDVSRGMDQVFRHDRRWVRCRRPAVTVGGELTLEALDLSPAGSGGFYRAPVQLVANGGLLVIDDFGRQRDGPAAFLNRWIAPLESRVDHLTLQSGQTAEVPFMVLPVFATNLRPAELLDEAFLRRIHYKVFLPNPTPDELAAIFSHCCAEQGIAYEPQLVDYLLEHIYLPRQIVMRCCQPRDLIDHALAMAQYLDEPRALTRRLLEFACAGYFIDEPGGERAIGGVAPPTGRTAIVQHA